The following coding sequences are from one Deltaproteobacteria bacterium window:
- a CDS encoding transposase, producing MPRQARLDAPGTLHHVMIRGIEGKGIFWDTQDRK from the coding sequence ATGCCTCGTCAAGCCAGATTAGACGCTCCTGGAACCCTGCATCATGTGATGATTCGAGGAATCGAAGGCAAGGGGATCTTTTGGGATACCCAGGACCGGAAA